A section of the Methanoregula sp. genome encodes:
- a CDS encoding sodium/proton-translocating pyrophosphatase, giving the protein TITGILMALILNNSGGAWDNAKKYIETGVHGGKKSEAHKAAVIGDTVGDPFKDTAGPSLHVLIKLLATLTLVLAPLFI; this is encoded by the coding sequence CAACCATCACCGGTATCCTGATGGCACTCATCCTCAACAACAGTGGTGGTGCATGGGACAATGCCAAGAAATACATCGAGACCGGTGTCCATGGCGGCAAGAAGAGCGAGGCCCACAAGGCAGCCGTCATCGGGGATACAGTCGGCGACCCGTTCAAGGACACTGCCGGCCCGTCGCTCCACGTGCTCATCAAGCTCCTTGCGACCCTGACGCTCGTGCTCGCGCCGCTCTTTATTTAA